In Candidatus Dormiibacterota bacterium, a single genomic region encodes these proteins:
- the hrcA gene encoding heat-inducible transcriptional repressor HrcA, whose protein sequence is MKPPHLDERKAYILATVVYEYVATAEPVASQTLTQKYNLGVSSATVRNEMAELEAAGYLVQPHTSAGRVPSDAGYRTYVDDLMQPEALTIADRRRIRDDLKDASHELDELVEQTTRLLGKLSKSLAFVTKPQSEAQLFKHVQLISIAPRTGVAVVVTSFGVSAQSLFELNSDVSAEDLTRLSSALNARYANRPLHDIGDGEVTGVVAELGLGDDVRGALTTALQSARASEVPEIAAAGAQNLLDQPEFADVRKLRSILRIVEEQRTLYDIVANAIVSDNPSVKIGHELGNEELADLSVVTVPYRFGPKATGMLSILGPRRMPYARLLALASGTAESLSARLADAEIR, encoded by the coding sequence ATGAAGCCGCCCCACCTCGACGAGCGCAAGGCATATATCCTCGCGACGGTCGTCTATGAGTACGTGGCAACCGCCGAGCCCGTCGCGTCGCAGACGCTCACGCAAAAATACAACCTCGGCGTGAGCTCGGCAACCGTGCGCAACGAGATGGCAGAGTTGGAAGCCGCCGGGTATCTCGTGCAGCCGCATACGTCCGCGGGCCGCGTGCCCTCAGATGCCGGGTACCGCACCTACGTCGACGACTTGATGCAGCCGGAGGCGCTCACGATCGCCGACCGGCGCCGCATCCGCGACGACCTGAAGGACGCAAGCCACGAGCTCGACGAGCTCGTCGAGCAGACGACGCGGCTTCTGGGCAAGCTCTCGAAGAGTCTGGCGTTCGTAACGAAGCCGCAGAGCGAAGCGCAGTTATTCAAGCACGTTCAGCTGATCTCGATCGCTCCGCGCACCGGCGTTGCCGTGGTCGTGACGTCGTTCGGGGTGTCGGCGCAGAGCCTGTTCGAGTTGAATAGCGACGTTTCGGCGGAGGATCTCACGCGTCTCTCGAGCGCGCTCAACGCTCGCTATGCAAACCGTCCGCTGCACGACATCGGCGACGGCGAGGTCACCGGTGTCGTCGCCGAGCTCGGCCTCGGCGACGACGTGCGCGGCGCACTCACGACCGCGCTGCAGAGCGCGCGCGCGAGCGAGGTGCCCGAGATCGCGGCGGCCGGGGCGCAGAATCTCCTCGACCAGCCGGAGTTCGCCGACGTCCGTAAACTGCGCTCGATCCTACGCATCGTGGAGGAGCAGCGGACGCTGTATGATATCGTTGCAAACGCCATCGTGAGCGATAACCCCAGCGTCAAGATCGGTCACGAACTCGGAAACGAAGAACTCGCCGACCTCTCCGTCGTAACCGTGCCGTATCGCTTCGGTCCGAAGGCGACCGGCATGCTCTCGATTCTGGGGCCACGCCGCATGCCGTACGCGCGGCTGCTCGCGCTCGCATCGGGAACCGCGGAATCGCTCTCGGCGCGTCTCGCAGACGCGGAAATCCGGTAG
- a CDS encoding ATP-dependent DNA helicase — MAKLVERGILEGVHTIVEAGTGVGKSLAYLIPAVRSGKKVVLSTGTIALQEQLVEKDIPLVARALDVPLRVTLLKGRNHYLCKEKYERMRSERLVPSSRSMQQVWEWADRTPTGDRAELRFMPGAQEWEQVNADADDCTGEFCKHFRDCWFFKKRDEAKYADLVVVNHALFFLDLAMGGGLLPPYDVVVLDEAHQCERWATDALTGTVSRRTVGRMMRKLHRVYRLPAALDAEIDESVRALEHALAKGPAERYALIENDDVDRALDALRNALYRVENWLHSHWHDALLRPPENDAEAERRRELATRPLLAHIATIDRAQSPREETIAWVERSDADATFEVKSAPHDVADFLRQALFARTSSVVLTSATLSVSGSFDFLRRTLGIDEAQELVAPSPFDYARQARLFIAPAALNPKSADFARRAAPIVEECLERSRGRAFVLFTSYARLREVHGFLRERVAFPIRLQGELPRARLLEWFRATPNAVLFATGTFWEGIDIVGDQLSCVIIDRLPFPSPADPLVAARVQSLQARGLDGFDNYMVPAATMRLKQGFGRLIRNTGDRGVVALLDGRAAGTRYGATILDALPNATRIDHLEQLTELFD, encoded by the coding sequence ATGGCAAAACTCGTCGAGCGCGGCATTCTCGAAGGCGTGCACACGATCGTGGAGGCTGGCACGGGCGTCGGGAAGTCGCTCGCCTACCTCATTCCCGCAGTGCGCAGCGGGAAGAAGGTCGTGCTCTCGACGGGGACCATCGCGCTGCAGGAGCAGCTCGTCGAAAAAGATATTCCGCTCGTCGCACGCGCGTTGGATGTGCCGCTGCGCGTCACGCTGCTCAAAGGTCGTAATCACTACCTCTGCAAGGAGAAGTACGAGCGCATGCGCTCCGAACGGCTCGTGCCGTCATCGCGCTCGATGCAGCAGGTGTGGGAATGGGCCGACCGCACCCCGACGGGCGACCGCGCGGAGCTGCGCTTCATGCCGGGCGCGCAAGAATGGGAGCAGGTCAACGCCGATGCCGACGACTGCACGGGCGAGTTCTGCAAGCACTTTCGCGACTGCTGGTTTTTCAAGAAGCGCGACGAGGCGAAGTACGCGGATCTCGTCGTTGTCAACCACGCGCTATTCTTTCTCGATCTGGCCATGGGCGGCGGACTCTTGCCGCCGTACGATGTCGTCGTGCTCGACGAAGCGCACCAATGCGAACGCTGGGCGACCGACGCGCTGACGGGCACCGTGTCACGGCGCACCGTCGGGCGCATGATGCGCAAGCTCCATCGCGTCTATCGCCTTCCCGCAGCGCTCGACGCGGAGATCGACGAAAGCGTTCGGGCTCTCGAGCACGCCCTTGCGAAGGGCCCTGCGGAGCGCTACGCGCTCATCGAAAACGACGACGTGGACCGCGCGCTCGATGCGCTGCGTAACGCGCTCTACCGCGTGGAGAACTGGCTTCACTCGCACTGGCACGACGCGCTCCTGCGTCCGCCCGAGAATGACGCGGAAGCCGAGCGACGCCGAGAGCTTGCCACGCGGCCGTTGCTGGCCCACATCGCGACGATCGATCGTGCACAATCCCCGCGCGAAGAAACGATCGCGTGGGTCGAGCGCAGCGATGCAGACGCAACGTTCGAGGTGAAGAGCGCGCCGCACGACGTAGCCGATTTTCTGCGTCAGGCGCTTTTCGCGCGAACGTCGAGCGTGGTGCTGACGAGCGCGACGCTGTCGGTGAGCGGTTCCTTCGATTTTCTTCGTCGCACCCTCGGCATCGACGAAGCACAGGAGCTCGTGGCGCCGTCGCCGTTCGATTACGCGCGGCAGGCGCGGCTCTTCATCGCGCCCGCGGCGCTCAATCCGAAGTCCGCGGACTTCGCGCGCCGGGCTGCGCCGATCGTCGAGGAGTGTCTCGAGCGCTCGCGCGGCCGTGCGTTCGTTCTGTTCACGTCCTATGCCCGGTTGCGGGAGGTGCATGGCTTTCTGCGCGAGCGCGTCGCATTTCCGATTCGCCTGCAGGGGGAGCTTCCGCGCGCACGGCTCCTGGAATGGTTTCGTGCGACACCGAACGCGGTGCTCTTCGCCACGGGCACGTTTTGGGAAGGCATCGACATCGTCGGCGATCAGCTCTCGTGCGTCATCATCGACCGGCTGCCATTTCCCTCACCCGCCGATCCGCTTGTCGCCGCGCGCGTGCAATCGCTGCAGGCGCGCGGCCTGGACGGCTTCGACAACTATATGGTTCCCGCTGCCACCATGCGCTTGAAACAGGGCTTCGGACGGCTCATTCGCAACACCGGCGACCGCGGCGTCGTGGCGTTACTCGACGGCCGCGCCGCCGGTACGCGCTACGGTGCAACCATCCTGGACGCGCTGCCGAATGCGACGCGCATCGATCATTTGGAACAGCTCACCGAGCTATTCGATTGA
- a CDS encoding helical backbone metal receptor, with product MPHERHVASQQRRVIALMPSFVEDLVALGAAGRIVGVSSGTGDVPAVRRVPIVADFASVDVERIVELHPDVVLAIPAQMRFLVPLQRAGIDVETLPDDSYDDIFVDLRRIGALTGREREAAAEIKRLQQETLRLTRSEARFARPPSIFVVIATQPIWTAGEGSYIATLLRLAGARNAAHKLGAAYGEYSAEALLRDQPDAIVTDPSTEIRSVEGREPWRSLRAIRRHRVFVIPDASLLERPGPRYVEGLAWLISAFRKLNRIAR from the coding sequence GTGCCGCACGAACGCCACGTCGCGTCGCAGCAGCGGCGCGTCATCGCGCTCATGCCCTCTTTCGTCGAGGACCTCGTGGCGCTGGGCGCCGCGGGGCGGATCGTCGGCGTTTCGTCGGGAACTGGCGACGTCCCGGCCGTGCGCCGCGTGCCCATTGTCGCCGACTTTGCCAGCGTCGACGTCGAGCGCATCGTCGAACTGCATCCCGACGTCGTGCTCGCCATCCCCGCGCAGATGCGTTTTCTCGTGCCGCTGCAACGCGCCGGGATCGACGTCGAGACGCTCCCGGACGACTCGTACGACGACATCTTCGTCGATCTGCGGCGAATCGGCGCGCTCACGGGCCGCGAGCGCGAGGCGGCAGCCGAGATCAAGCGACTTCAGCAAGAGACCTTGCGCCTTACGCGCAGCGAGGCGCGTTTTGCGCGCCCGCCGTCCATCTTCGTCGTCATCGCAACGCAGCCGATTTGGACGGCCGGCGAAGGCTCCTATATCGCCACGCTCTTGCGTCTGGCCGGCGCGCGCAATGCCGCTCACAAGCTCGGCGCCGCGTACGGCGAGTATAGCGCCGAGGCACTCTTGCGCGATCAGCCCGATGCCATCGTCACCGATCCATCGACCGAAATCCGCAGCGTCGAAGGGCGCGAGCCCTGGCGTAGCCTTCGCGCCATACGCCGGCATCGCGTCTTCGTAATCCCGGACGCGTCGCTGCTCGAGCGCCCGGGGCCGCGCTACGTCGAGGGCCTCGCGTGGCTGATTAGCGCTTTTCGTAAACTCAATCGAATAGCTCGGTGA
- a CDS encoding oligopeptide transporter, OPT family, giving the protein MRRELTLRALLLGGAITLVFTAANVYLGLKVGLTFASSIPAAVISMAVLRAFRNATIVENNIVQTVASAAGTLSSVIFVLPGLVMVGWWSGFPFWQSFWIIAAGGVLGVMYSVPLRRALVTHSDLPYPEGVAAAEVLKVGAGEHREEAAAENRTGLLALVVSSIASAGFQLLSAMQLFASTFSAYFRFGASATGIGLNGSLALIGAGHLIGLTVGLAIFAGLVIAWGIAMPILTALHPMAGAAGDVAIATWSQYVRFIGTGAIGVSAIWAIGRLVAPVWNGLRAAMAASRSRRDGGNAALPIVERDLPIGIVAVVGLISLIPIAIALDAFLSRGAYGTVVVPLVIAAVIYIVIAGFFVAAACGYMAGLIGSSNSPVSGLAILAVIGASLLLALLAHTAGAPASAALVAYALFVTAVIINVATISNDNLQDLKTGQLVEATPWKQQVALVVGVLFGAVVIPPILNLLNKAYGFGGHGLPAPQATLISTLAKGVIQGNIDWSLIGVGAIVGGLVVAADEVGRMTRRFRLPPLAVGLGIYLPAATTAPAVVGAIFGALYNRWVAKKPNAAAARRLGVLVASGLIVGESLFGVGLAGIIVASGKASPLAVVGDWFTNWGSLFGVIAFVLTPWLLYRWVGIRARRLASS; this is encoded by the coding sequence ATGCGTAGAGAGCTCACGCTTCGCGCGCTGCTCTTGGGCGGCGCGATCACGCTCGTCTTCACGGCGGCGAATGTCTATCTCGGCCTGAAGGTCGGGTTGACGTTCGCCTCGTCCATCCCGGCGGCGGTCATCTCCATGGCGGTGCTGCGCGCGTTCAGGAACGCGACGATCGTCGAGAACAACATCGTACAGACCGTGGCCTCCGCCGCGGGCACGCTCTCATCGGTCATCTTCGTGCTGCCGGGTCTCGTGATGGTCGGATGGTGGAGCGGCTTTCCATTCTGGCAGTCGTTCTGGATCATCGCCGCCGGCGGCGTGCTCGGCGTGATGTACAGCGTACCTCTGCGCAGAGCACTCGTAACGCACTCGGATCTGCCGTATCCGGAAGGCGTCGCTGCAGCGGAGGTTTTGAAGGTCGGCGCCGGCGAGCATCGGGAAGAGGCCGCCGCCGAGAACCGCACGGGGCTGCTCGCGCTCGTCGTCAGCTCGATCGCGTCGGCCGGATTTCAGCTGCTCTCGGCCATGCAACTCTTCGCGAGCACGTTCAGCGCGTATTTCCGGTTCGGCGCTTCTGCGACCGGCATCGGCTTGAACGGCTCGCTCGCGCTGATCGGCGCGGGGCACCTCATCGGCTTGACCGTCGGCCTCGCGATCTTCGCGGGGCTCGTCATCGCTTGGGGCATCGCGATGCCGATTCTCACCGCACTGCATCCCATGGCCGGCGCCGCCGGCGACGTCGCCATCGCAACGTGGTCGCAGTACGTGCGGTTCATCGGTACCGGCGCCATCGGCGTCTCAGCGATCTGGGCAATCGGCCGGCTCGTCGCGCCCGTCTGGAACGGCCTGCGCGCCGCGATGGCCGCCTCGCGCTCTCGTCGCGACGGCGGGAATGCCGCCCTTCCGATCGTCGAGCGCGACCTGCCGATCGGAATCGTCGCCGTCGTGGGTCTGATTTCGTTGATTCCGATCGCGATCGCACTCGATGCGTTTCTCTCGCGCGGCGCGTACGGCACCGTTGTCGTTCCGCTCGTGATCGCCGCCGTCATCTATATCGTGATCGCCGGGTTCTTCGTCGCCGCTGCGTGCGGCTACATGGCAGGCCTGATCGGCTCGTCGAACAGCCCGGTGTCGGGGTTGGCGATTCTCGCGGTTATCGGTGCGTCACTGCTGCTCGCTCTGCTCGCGCATACGGCAGGGGCGCCGGCCTCCGCAGCGCTCGTGGCATACGCGCTCTTCGTGACCGCGGTGATCATCAATGTCGCAACCATCTCGAACGACAACCTGCAGGATCTCAAGACGGGCCAGCTCGTCGAAGCTACGCCGTGGAAGCAACAGGTGGCGCTCGTCGTCGGCGTGCTCTTCGGTGCGGTCGTCATTCCGCCGATTCTCAATCTGCTGAACAAGGCGTACGGATTCGGCGGGCACGGCTTGCCGGCGCCGCAAGCGACGCTGATCTCGACGCTCGCAAAAGGCGTGATCCAAGGGAACATCGACTGGAGCCTCATCGGCGTGGGTGCGATCGTCGGTGGGCTCGTCGTCGCCGCGGACGAAGTCGGACGCATGACGCGCCGGTTTCGCTTACCCCCTCTTGCGGTAGGACTCGGGATCTATCTGCCCGCCGCGACGACCGCTCCAGCCGTCGTCGGCGCGATCTTCGGTGCGCTCTACAATCGCTGGGTCGCAAAGAAACCCAATGCGGCGGCGGCGCGACGGTTGGGCGTACTCGTTGCCTCCGGGTTGATCGTGGGCGAGAGTCTCTTCGGCGTCGGGCTCGCGGGGATAATCGTTGCGAGCGGCAAAGCGTCGCCGCTCGCCGTCGTCGGCGATTGGTTTACGAACTGGGGATCGCTTTTCGGCGTGATTGCGTTCGTCCTAACGCCGTGGCTGCTGTACCGTTGGGTCGGCATCCGCGCCCGTCGCCTCGCGTCATCCTGA
- the dnaJ gene encoding molecular chaperone DnaJ yields MPTKDYYETLGVARNASPDEIKRAYRNLARKHHPDVAEDKARAERYFKEINEAYEVLSDPHKRAHYDRFGSADDGAMGDFGFTGFGAGGFGDIFDMFFGDARGQGKRGGPQRGADLRYDLEITLEDAFSGVTKEIAYGHFAQCAKCNGSGALPGTLVVPCGRCGGSGMVRSVRQTPLGQFVTQTTCTTCHGEGQVVSQPCDACAGEGRHHIQSTLTVKVPAGVDDGSRIRIAGKGEAGLHGGPVGDLYVYLTLAPHERFAREGLDTSVEVPLGFTQAVLGATIGVPSLEGELPLTIPPGTQSGTILELRGRGMPEVHGSRRGDHRVTVRIVVPSKLTKRQREVLEEFAHEGGDHGEEPSFFDRVKDAFRP; encoded by the coding sequence ATGCCAACGAAGGACTATTACGAGACCCTCGGGGTTGCGCGCAACGCATCACCCGACGAGATCAAGCGTGCGTATCGCAATCTCGCACGCAAGCACCATCCCGACGTCGCCGAGGACAAGGCTAGGGCGGAGCGCTATTTCAAGGAGATCAACGAAGCGTACGAGGTGCTTTCTGATCCGCACAAGCGCGCTCACTACGATCGCTTCGGTAGTGCCGACGACGGCGCGATGGGCGATTTCGGGTTCACCGGCTTCGGTGCGGGCGGCTTCGGCGACATCTTCGATATGTTCTTCGGGGACGCGCGCGGTCAAGGAAAACGCGGCGGCCCGCAGCGGGGCGCCGATTTGCGGTACGATCTCGAGATCACGCTCGAAGACGCATTCTCGGGCGTCACAAAAGAGATCGCCTACGGACACTTCGCGCAATGCGCAAAATGTAACGGCAGCGGCGCGCTTCCCGGGACGCTCGTCGTGCCGTGCGGACGGTGCGGCGGCTCCGGCATGGTTCGCTCGGTGCGGCAGACACCGCTCGGCCAGTTCGTCACGCAGACGACGTGCACGACGTGTCACGGTGAAGGGCAGGTCGTTTCGCAGCCCTGCGACGCATGCGCGGGCGAAGGGCGCCATCACATTCAGAGCACGCTGACGGTGAAGGTGCCGGCCGGCGTCGACGACGGCTCGCGCATTCGCATCGCCGGGAAAGGCGAAGCGGGCCTGCATGGCGGACCCGTTGGCGATCTCTACGTCTACCTTACGCTCGCTCCGCACGAACGCTTCGCTCGTGAGGGCCTCGACACGTCGGTCGAAGTGCCTCTTGGCTTCACGCAGGCTGTGCTCGGCGCGACGATCGGCGTTCCGAGCCTTGAAGGCGAGCTGCCGCTTACGATCCCGCCCGGCACGCAGAGCGGAACGATCCTCGAGCTTCGCGGGCGCGGCATGCCCGAGGTTCATGGGTCGCGACGCGGCGATCATCGCGTGACCGTCAGGATCGTCGTCCCTTCGAAGTTGACGAAGCGCCAGCGCGAGGTACTCGAGGAGTTCGCGCACGAGGGCGGCGATCACGGAGAGGAGCCGTCGTTCTTCGATCGCGTGAAGGACGCGTTTCGACCATAG
- the acs gene encoding acetate--CoA ligase, with the protein MDTASAIEALLEESRRFPPPPDFAAQANAKPGIYAEAERDFEAFWAGWARTLEWSKPFTKILEWNEPFARWFSDGELNVSVNCLDRHVRAGKGAKVAYYYEGEPGDRWEITYEQLLDDVCRFANGLRALGIKRGDRVAIYMGMIPELPIAMLACTRIGVAHSVIFGGFSPDSIVDRVNDAQCVAVITADYARRRGGTVALKQNVDAALEHTPSVKHCIVAKRVGDPVPMQRGRDRWWQDVVADQPSTCEPEAMNAEDLLYLLYTSGTTAKPKGIKHTTGGYLTHAVMTHMLVFDLKPETDVYWCAADIGWVTGHTYIVYGPLANGATSVIYEGTPDYPDKDRLWEIVERYKVTILYTAPTAIRTFMKWGAQYPQRRDLSSLRLLGTVGEPINPEAWIWYREHIGGGRTPVVDTWWQTETGGIMISPLPGITTLMPGSATQPLPGIGADIVNDQGESVPLGGGGYVVITRPWPGMLRGIWGDDQRYVETYWKRFAHRYLAGDGCRRDRDGNYWFMGRIDDVMNVSGHRISTTEVESALVGSPKVAEAAVCGKLDDITGQAIYAFVTLRGGENGSEALANELRDFVGEKLGKFTRPKYVTFTPELPKTRSGKIMRRLLRDVAEGRALGDITTLADSAIVKDLQDRAKGEVAQDES; encoded by the coding sequence ATGGACACCGCTTCGGCCATCGAGGCACTCCTCGAGGAGAGCCGCCGCTTTCCGCCGCCCCCCGACTTTGCCGCCCAAGCCAACGCAAAACCCGGCATCTACGCCGAGGCCGAGCGCGACTTCGAGGCCTTCTGGGCAGGGTGGGCGAGGACGCTCGAGTGGAGCAAGCCCTTCACGAAGATTCTCGAGTGGAACGAGCCGTTCGCCCGCTGGTTTTCCGACGGCGAGCTGAACGTCTCCGTCAACTGCCTCGATCGGCACGTCCGCGCCGGCAAGGGTGCGAAAGTCGCCTACTACTACGAGGGCGAGCCGGGCGATCGCTGGGAGATCACCTACGAGCAGCTGCTCGACGACGTTTGCCGCTTCGCCAACGGCTTGCGCGCTTTAGGGATCAAACGTGGCGACCGCGTCGCCATCTACATGGGCATGATCCCCGAGCTGCCCATTGCGATGCTCGCGTGCACGCGCATCGGCGTGGCCCACTCCGTCATCTTCGGCGGATTCTCCCCCGATTCGATCGTCGATCGCGTCAACGACGCGCAGTGCGTCGCCGTCATCACCGCGGATTATGCGCGCCGTCGCGGCGGCACGGTGGCGTTGAAACAGAACGTCGATGCCGCGCTCGAACACACGCCGAGCGTCAAGCACTGCATCGTCGCAAAGCGCGTCGGCGACCCCGTGCCGATGCAACGCGGGCGCGATCGTTGGTGGCAGGACGTCGTCGCGGATCAGCCCTCGACATGCGAGCCGGAGGCGATGAACGCCGAGGACTTGCTCTACCTCTTATACACGAGCGGTACTACCGCGAAGCCGAAGGGCATCAAGCACACGACGGGCGGTTACCTCACGCACGCGGTAATGACGCACATGCTGGTCTTCGATTTGAAGCCTGAGACGGACGTCTACTGGTGCGCGGCGGACATCGGTTGGGTAACCGGGCATACGTACATCGTCTACGGCCCGCTTGCGAACGGCGCGACGTCGGTCATCTACGAAGGTACGCCTGACTACCCGGACAAGGACCGGCTTTGGGAGATCGTGGAGCGCTACAAGGTCACGATTCTCTATACCGCTCCAACGGCGATCAGAACGTTCATGAAGTGGGGCGCGCAGTATCCGCAGCGGCGCGACCTTTCGTCACTGCGGCTACTGGGAACGGTCGGCGAGCCCATCAATCCGGAGGCATGGATCTGGTATCGCGAGCACATCGGCGGCGGCCGCACCCCGGTCGTCGATACGTGGTGGCAGACGGAGACTGGCGGCATCATGATCTCGCCGCTGCCTGGGATCACGACGCTCATGCCCGGAAGCGCAACGCAGCCGCTCCCCGGGATCGGCGCCGACATCGTCAACGACCAAGGCGAATCGGTGCCGCTCGGTGGCGGCGGCTACGTCGTCATCACGCGGCCGTGGCCGGGAATGTTGCGCGGCATCTGGGGTGACGACCAGCGCTACGTAGAGACGTATTGGAAGCGCTTCGCGCATCGTTATCTTGCCGGCGACGGCTGCAGGCGCGATCGGGATGGAAACTATTGGTTCATGGGCCGCATCGACGACGTAATGAACGTCAGCGGCCACCGCATCTCGACGACGGAAGTCGAGAGCGCGCTCGTCGGCAGCCCGAAGGTTGCAGAAGCCGCGGTCTGCGGGAAGCTCGACGATATCACCGGTCAGGCGATCTACGCGTTCGTCACGCTTCGAGGCGGCGAGAACGGGTCGGAGGCGCTCGCAAACGAGCTGCGAGATTTCGTCGGGGAGAAGCTCGGCAAGTTCACGCGTCCAAAGTACGTCACGTTCACGCCCGAACTTCCCAAGACGCGCAGCGGGAAGATCATGCGCCGGCTCCTGCGCGACGTCGCCGAAGGGCGCGCGCTCGGTGACATCACGACGCTCGCCGATTCAGCGATCGTCAAAGACTTGCAGGATCGCGCGAAGGGCGAGGTCGCGCAAGACGAGTCGTGA
- a CDS encoding TonB-dependent receptor, whose translation MIIAPLFAALIASAPSPSPTPTILPIAHVFTSDRSSESAARTARTTYVVTHADIVRDGYLTVADALAHVPGVDVARYGGFGSLSSVSIRGSSSAEVLVLLDGMPVAGSQIASLDLGQIPTTGVDRIEIVEGGGSTLYGSGSMGGIVNIITASAPRSGATAEAGSFGERSLAVQTPLISLSRTIAANDYPLPGGVQQNADASLSSLRAAYSHDLGAVHLAFSGDLVDEHVGVPGPQGFYSPTSREGTVDRNARVTLSHDGARAALSIEFGASSSDLAFACDTPVDPECPNAYLTPPVPAYAQLLTEERTMADLRDVVDNGSEHLVYGIDLTRGAARVDDGIDALQIHPFDQTAAYVQSQWFDARGDEIYAGLRGENDGAPGGALSPSIGGIARLSSDVSLRWNAATAFRAPTEEELYYPFFSNPGLVAEKARVADVTLVDDALLGGVSLGWFTTDGRDFIADNPVTFVPENIGHAIVQGLTLEARTRTYDGFSAHVAVTNLYRAQDLDTQTRIAGRGPVFTVVSGLQYAAPARSRFEGFGVQTISKGARGIVNPALPAFDQPVAYTRVDAYVGYRVSPLLLLAVRGYDLTGARYSEFGTYAPSSVAFYAFPVPGRSFSVELRTR comes from the coding sequence ATGATCATCGCACCGCTCTTTGCGGCGCTTATCGCCTCTGCGCCTTCCCCCTCTCCCACGCCCACGATACTGCCGATCGCGCACGTGTTCACGAGCGACCGCTCCTCGGAATCGGCCGCTCGCACGGCACGCACGACCTACGTCGTGACGCACGCCGATATCGTTCGCGACGGGTACCTGACCGTTGCCGACGCGCTGGCGCACGTTCCAGGCGTCGACGTCGCACGCTACGGCGGCTTCGGATCGCTCTCGAGTGTGAGTATCCGCGGCTCTTCGAGCGCGGAAGTGCTGGTCTTGCTCGACGGTATGCCGGTTGCTGGATCGCAGATCGCGTCGCTCGACCTCGGGCAGATCCCGACGACCGGCGTCGACCGTATCGAGATCGTCGAAGGCGGCGGCTCGACGCTCTACGGCTCGGGCTCGATGGGCGGCATCGTCAACATCATCACCGCGTCGGCGCCGCGATCGGGCGCGACGGCCGAAGCCGGTTCCTTCGGAGAGCGCTCGCTCGCAGTGCAGACGCCGCTCATCTCGCTCTCGCGAACGATTGCGGCCAACGATTATCCGCTACCCGGGGGCGTGCAGCAGAATGCCGACGCGTCGCTGAGCTCGCTGCGCGCGGCGTACTCGCACGATCTCGGCGCGGTGCATTTGGCATTCTCCGGCGACCTCGTCGACGAACACGTCGGCGTTCCCGGTCCGCAGGGCTTCTATTCGCCAACGAGTCGTGAAGGAACCGTCGACCGGAACGCGCGCGTCACGCTTTCGCACGACGGCGCGCGCGCGGCGCTTTCGATCGAGTTCGGCGCGTCATCGTCGGATCTCGCATTTGCGTGCGACACGCCGGTCGACCCCGAGTGCCCGAACGCCTATCTGACGCCGCCCGTTCCTGCGTACGCGCAGCTTCTGACCGAAGAGCGAACCATGGCCGATCTGCGTGACGTCGTCGACAACGGCAGCGAGCATCTCGTCTATGGAATCGATCTGACCCGAGGCGCAGCACGAGTCGACGACGGGATCGACGCACTCCAGATTCATCCCTTCGATCAGACCGCGGCCTACGTGCAGTCGCAATGGTTCGACGCGCGCGGCGACGAGATCTATGCCGGACTCCGCGGCGAGAACGACGGCGCCCCCGGTGGCGCGCTCTCGCCGTCGATCGGTGGAATTGCGCGACTTTCGAGCGACGTGAGCCTGCGTTGGAACGCCGCGACCGCATTCCGCGCGCCGACCGAGGAGGAGCTCTACTATCCGTTCTTTTCGAACCCCGGACTCGTCGCTGAGAAGGCGCGCGTCGCGGACGTGACGCTCGTCGACGATGCGCTGCTCGGCGGCGTCAGCCTCGGCTGGTTCACGACCGACGGGCGAGATTTCATCGCCGATAATCCGGTGACATTCGTCCCCGAGAACATCGGACACGCAATCGTGCAAGGCCTCACGCTCGAAGCGCGCACCCGTACGTACGACGGGTTTTCCGCTCACGTGGCCGTGACCAACCTCTATCGCGCACAGGACCTCGACACGCAGACGCGCATCGCCGGACGCGGCCCCGTCTTCACGGTCGTGAGCGGATTGCAGTACGCCGCGCCGGCGCGGAGCCGTTTCGAGGGATTCGGCGTCCAAACGATCTCGAAGGGCGCGCGCGGGATCGTCAACCCGGCTTTGCCGGCGTTCGATCAGCCGGTCGCGTACACGCGCGTCGACGCGTACGTCGGCTACCGCGTATCGCCACTTCTCTTGCTCGCGGTGCGCGGGTACGATCTCACCGGCGCGCGGTACTCAGAGTTCGGTACGTACGCTCCTTCGTCGGTCGCCTTCTATGCGTTTCCGGTTCCTGGGCGTTCGTTCTCCGTCGAGCTGAGAACGCGGTAG